A stretch of the Malus sylvestris chromosome 10, drMalSylv7.2, whole genome shotgun sequence genome encodes the following:
- the LOC126587139 gene encoding pathogen-related protein-like isoform X2, producing the protein MASLGVEGDKYRSYMTGEGEKNTKWNFGATPSYDVDNKLFEEGRTKIWPPGSLEEEVQNLVKTWEMELFHKSNSDDFKTLDPNKYTVSVNGRKGINIEEIGKIGGGYNSFLQTSLPEKLRGYNPDEETAESSLKAFTTTFPRGFALEVLQVYSGPPEIVYKFRHWGYMEGPFKGHAPTGEMVEFFGMAVFTVLL; encoded by the exons ATGGCATCTTTAGGTGTTGAGGGAGACAAGTACCGTTCCTATATGactggagaaggagaaaagaacaCCAAATGGAATTTTGGTGCCACTCCTAGCTATGATGTTGATAACAAGCTCTTTGAGGAAGGCAGAAcaaag ATATGGCCACCCGGGTCTCTGGAAGAAGAGGTGCAGAACCTTGTAAAGACATGGGAGATGGAGCTTTTCCACAAGTCCAACTCTGATGATTTCAAAACACTTGATCCCAACAAATACACTGTCAGCGTAAATG GAAGGAAAGGCATAAATATTGAAGAAATAGGGAAAATTGGAGGAGGATATAACTCTTTTCTGCAGACCTCACTGCCCGAGAAACTCAGGGGATATAATCCAGATGAGGAAACAGCAGAATCATCGCTCAAGGCTTTCACCACCACATTCCCTCGTGGATTTGCGTTGGAGGTCCTCCAAGTTTATTCTGGGCCACCAGAGATTGTCTACAAATTCAGGCATTGGGGTTACATGGAGGGCCCCTTCAAGGGCCATGCTCCCACCGGAGAAATGGTTGAGTTCTTTGGAATGGCCGTTTTTACCGTACTTCTCTAA
- the LOC126587139 gene encoding pathogen-related protein-like isoform X1, whose product MASLGVEGDKYRSYMTGEGEKNTKWNFGATPSYDVDNKLFEEGRTKIWPPGSLEEEVQNLVKTWEMELFHKSNSDDFKTLDPNKYTVSVNGRKGINIEEIGKIGGGYNSFLQTSLPEKLRGYNPDEETAESSLKAFTTTFPRGFALEVLQVYSGPPEIVYKFRHWGYMEGPFKGHAPTGEMVEFFGMAVFTVDEHKKIVKVEFFYDPGQLLGGLLKGAKLGNSSEETASTCPVLRSTW is encoded by the exons ATGGCATCTTTAGGTGTTGAGGGAGACAAGTACCGTTCCTATATGactggagaaggagaaaagaacaCCAAATGGAATTTTGGTGCCACTCCTAGCTATGATGTTGATAACAAGCTCTTTGAGGAAGGCAGAAcaaag ATATGGCCACCCGGGTCTCTGGAAGAAGAGGTGCAGAACCTTGTAAAGACATGGGAGATGGAGCTTTTCCACAAGTCCAACTCTGATGATTTCAAAACACTTGATCCCAACAAATACACTGTCAGCGTAAATG GAAGGAAAGGCATAAATATTGAAGAAATAGGGAAAATTGGAGGAGGATATAACTCTTTTCTGCAGACCTCACTGCCCGAGAAACTCAGGGGATATAATCCAGATGAGGAAACAGCAGAATCATCGCTCAAGGCTTTCACCACCACATTCCCTCGTGGATTTGCGTTGGAGGTCCTCCAAGTTTATTCTGGGCCACCAGAGATTGTCTACAAATTCAGGCATTGGGGTTACATGGAGGGCCCCTTCAAGGGCCATGCTCCCACCGGAGAAATGGTTGAGTTCTTTGGAATGGCCGTTTTTACC GTGGATGAACACAAGAAAATTGTTAAGGTGGAGTTCTTCTATGACCCTGGACAACTACTTGGAGGTCTTCTGAAGGGTGCGAAATTGGGTAATTCTTCCGAAGAGACAGCTTCAACCTGTCCAGTCCTGAGGAGCACATGGTAG